The following coding sequences are from one Methanosarcina sp. WWM596 window:
- a CDS encoding L-aspartate semialdehyde sulfurtransferase, whose amino-acid sequence MIKKSVHEINKKIEDGSVNVVTAEEMVGIVENLGVEGAAREVDVVTTGTFGAMCSSGLMLNLGHSEPPIKIQKLWFNNVEAYSGLAAVDAYLGAAQTSDTRGMQYGGAHVIEDLLRGKEINVHATSYGTDCYPRKVLDTAITLEDLNEAVLLNPRNAYQKYAAATNSSKRILNTYMGELLPNFGNVTYSGAGVLSPLSNDPGYETIGTGTRIFMGGAQGYIIGNGTQHSPSSGFGTLMLKGNLKEMNPDYLRAASFTGYGTTLYMGIGIPIPILNEKLAASTAVRDEDIMTDILDYAVGSRDKPVIKQVNYAELKSGSVQIEEKDVLTSSLSSFKNARKIANELKEWVKHGKFFVSMPVEKLCCEGSAKSMKQTQAVPLVKDVMSDFIVTIKKDQTVQDAAKKIWENSFNHLAVISDTGELLGILTAWDISKAVAENIFDSVESVMTKKVLTCAPNEPVDLAARRLDRYGVSAMPVIDAQRRVLGIITSDNISKLLARRY is encoded by the coding sequence ATGATTAAAAAATCGGTTCATGAGATAAATAAAAAAATTGAAGATGGAAGCGTCAATGTAGTCACAGCCGAGGAAATGGTCGGGATTGTTGAAAACCTTGGTGTGGAAGGTGCTGCAAGAGAAGTAGATGTGGTAACTACAGGCACTTTTGGAGCCATGTGCTCTTCAGGTTTGATGCTTAATCTGGGTCATTCGGAACCCCCAATTAAAATTCAAAAATTATGGTTCAATAATGTTGAGGCATACAGCGGGCTTGCTGCTGTTGACGCTTACCTTGGAGCTGCCCAGACATCGGACACAAGGGGGATGCAGTATGGTGGGGCACATGTTATTGAAGACCTGCTGAGAGGAAAAGAAATTAATGTGCATGCAACCTCCTATGGGACAGATTGCTATCCCAGGAAAGTGCTTGATACAGCAATTACCCTTGAAGACTTAAACGAAGCTGTCCTCCTCAACCCCAGAAACGCCTACCAGAAATATGCGGCTGCAACAAACAGTTCAAAAAGGATTCTGAATACTTATATGGGAGAGCTTCTACCCAACTTCGGAAACGTAACCTATTCCGGAGCTGGAGTGTTGTCTCCTCTCTCAAATGATCCTGGCTATGAGACTATAGGGACAGGCACAAGGATTTTTATGGGTGGAGCCCAGGGCTATATTATCGGAAACGGGACCCAGCACTCTCCCTCCAGTGGTTTTGGGACTCTCATGCTTAAAGGGAACCTGAAAGAGATGAACCCTGATTACTTAAGGGCTGCTTCTTTTACGGGCTACGGAACAACCCTTTACATGGGAATTGGAATTCCGATCCCTATTCTTAATGAAAAACTCGCAGCTTCAACTGCAGTGCGTGATGAGGACATTATGACCGATATCCTCGACTATGCGGTGGGCAGCAGGGATAAGCCAGTGATCAAGCAGGTAAACTATGCCGAACTCAAGTCAGGCTCGGTGCAGATTGAAGAAAAGGATGTTCTAACCTCCTCCCTCTCAAGCTTCAAGAACGCAAGAAAGATTGCAAATGAACTTAAGGAATGGGTAAAGCACGGGAAATTCTTTGTCAGCATGCCTGTGGAAAAACTTTGCTGTGAAGGCTCAGCAAAATCCATGAAACAGACTCAGGCAGTACCTCTTGTAAAAGACGTCATGTCTGATTTTATTGTAACAATCAAAAAGGACCAGACGGTTCAGGACGCTGCAAAGAAGATATGGGAGAACTCCTTCAACCACCTTGCTGTGATTTCGGATACAGGTGAACTGTTAGGAATCCTTACCGCTTGGGATATCTCAAAAGCCGTCGCTGAAAACATATTTGACTCCGTTGAAAGCGTCATGACGAAAAAAGTCCTTACCTGTGCCCCAAACGAACCTGTGGATCTTGCAGCTCGCAGGTTGGACCGCTACGGGGTTTCTGCAATGCCCGTAATCGATGCACAGAGACGAGTCCTTGGAATAATCACCAGTGACAACATAAGCAAACTCCTTGCAAGGAGGTACTGA
- a CDS encoding 4Fe-4S binding protein, producing the protein MKIKISIPTERIHNPIISESIIDTGIMLNIMVANIDSTYGELIADVNDSRFNGIKKALESRGAIVAILDRPIHRDEEECVDCGACISVCPMNVYSFDETWSLCVDEKKCIQCGMCIKMCPHGALKLGE; encoded by the coding sequence ATGAAAATAAAGATCAGCATCCCTACAGAAAGGATCCATAATCCCATTATCTCCGAGTCCATTATCGATACAGGAATCATGCTTAATATCATGGTCGCTAATATTGACTCGACTTACGGAGAACTGATCGCAGACGTGAATGATTCCAGGTTCAACGGAATTAAAAAAGCTCTCGAGTCAAGAGGAGCAATAGTTGCAATTCTGGACCGTCCCATTCACAGGGATGAGGAAGAATGTGTTGACTGCGGAGCCTGTATCTCCGTCTGCCCGATGAATGTTTACTCTTTTGATGAGACCTGGAGCCTCTGCGTGGACGAAAAGAAGTGTATCCAGTGCGGCATGTGCATCAAGATGTGCCCGCACGGGGCTTTAAAACTTGGAGAATGA
- a CDS encoding DUF166 domain-containing protein: MRILVLYTGELGKKVIQNLINSSNFCVSCGELCNHCRQARKSYANLIVGIHDFPEDLPPFIEEPSQFLPPKLPECDLILAIGIHPDLLAAIPEVVKNTGAKAVIAPVEDSKKTPAGVLEQLRKELETTGIEFEAPKPFCALEKTGKPIIDAFVDLGFGRPVLRVEMSPDGKMFIGAGVIRDAPCGSTWFVAKKLGWTDLSEYKETISGAHHSYPCTGSMDKDPQIGDTILHKAGYIIREAVEDAMECSKKEKSRFSVASGDEGQAITSEN, from the coding sequence ATGAGAATCCTCGTACTTTATACAGGCGAACTCGGAAAAAAAGTTATCCAGAATCTGATAAATTCATCAAATTTCTGTGTGTCGTGCGGTGAGCTCTGCAATCACTGCCGTCAGGCAAGGAAATCTTATGCAAACCTGATTGTGGGAATTCATGATTTTCCGGAAGACCTGCCTCCATTTATTGAAGAGCCCTCACAATTCCTGCCTCCAAAGCTGCCAGAATGTGATCTGATCCTTGCTATAGGGATCCACCCAGATCTCCTTGCAGCCATTCCCGAAGTCGTGAAGAACACAGGTGCAAAAGCCGTAATTGCACCCGTTGAAGACTCAAAGAAGACTCCTGCTGGCGTCCTTGAGCAGCTCAGAAAAGAACTCGAAACCACAGGTATTGAATTCGAGGCTCCAAAACCCTTCTGTGCCCTTGAAAAGACTGGAAAGCCAATCATAGATGCTTTCGTGGACCTTGGCTTCGGAAGACCGGTGCTCAGGGTCGAGATGAGCCCTGACGGGAAAATGTTCATAGGAGCAGGTGTAATCCGGGATGCCCCCTGCGGCTCAACCTGGTTTGTCGCAAAGAAGCTCGGCTGGACCGATCTATCGGAATACAAAGAAACCATCTCAGGAGCTCACCATTCCTACCCCTGTACCGGAAGCATGGACAAAGACCCTCAGATTGGGGATACTATCCTGCACAAAGCTGGATATATCATCAGGGAGGCTGTGGAAGACGCAATGGAATGTTCTAAAAAGGAAAAGTCCCGGTTTTCGGTAGCTTCCGGGGATGAAGGCCAGGCAATAACTTCTGAAAATTGA
- a CDS encoding Mth938-like domain-containing protein, which produces MKPKIDSTSFGSITVEGETFDYDILIRLDGRVENREKMLSKEKYGTSHKISLEEAEHIYEEGTEKIIIGTGQTGFVQLSEEAEDYFTGKKCGIELFPTPWAVERWNEIEGRVSAMFHITC; this is translated from the coding sequence ATGAAACCAAAGATTGATTCCACAAGTTTTGGTTCTATAACTGTAGAAGGAGAGACTTTTGATTACGATATTCTCATCCGCCTCGACGGCAGGGTAGAAAATCGGGAAAAAATGCTTTCAAAAGAAAAATACGGGACTTCCCACAAAATATCTCTTGAAGAAGCAGAGCATATCTACGAGGAAGGGACTGAAAAAATCATCATCGGTACCGGACAGACCGGTTTTGTGCAACTTTCTGAGGAGGCGGAAGACTATTTCACGGGAAAGAAATGCGGGATCGAGCTTTTCCCGACTCCCTGGGCTGTTGAACGCTGGAATGAAATTGAAGGCAGAGTTTCTGCAATGTTCCATATAACCTGCTAA
- a CDS encoding PGF-pre-PGF domain-containing protein, producing the protein MSKVLLRLFVSAFLVSVFLSGALIFCFSDMQRTSAVEFIQAENDSVNSSISTDAGWQDSSSGETLSPAQKKLSSDLLQLSDERYLSGKESAETLRARMVKLGQLSQAEPVSRRAVPSGENPEIAAGSGENASKASSYPDEKVYVYVYLEPFANSSILAGYCEVEDRDKENHIVVAWVPLESLETLAALSEVKNIQTVLPPFVRQGNTVSKGDSILNASSLRGLYGINGTGIKIGIISDGVDSLKDAQATGDISSDVHVLSNKVGGNEGTNMLEIIHDIAPGAELYFHDCGNNRLEFNGAVDALVNEGCTVICDDIGWLAEPFFEDGIVADHVKEVVKEHDILYVSSAGNSGNSHYQGVFYDKGSGWHDFSSGKGDVENLQFEIQPSGEVWVFLQWDDMWEHSGNNYDLYLKDRNTLETLASSKVYQDGDNLPLEYIMYTNSGKNALSASIEVRKTSGESRELELYIYCRKGTKLKAANIVSKDSIFGHPALSEVITVGAVGTEESGDYYIEYFSSIGPVTLHYPSQEIRPKTDISGIDGVNVTGTGGVSEKFYGTSASAPHVAAIAALVWSASPEKSAMDIRRLLYTSSTDLGEPGYDTVFGYGLVNALKMHEQASANPSTFTVKTDGSGDFASISDAINNSRPGDSILVYPGTYRENVDVPWDLNISSASGKPEDTVLEAENPEEPVFHVTANAAKISGFGISGSGGTGVYLESAAACMLTNNKVSNCSPGVLLEESSNNTFTRNNISNNAEGFRLTDSFQNRILENEFENSININERSSGETGLSNTWNTAAEVRYLYNGGVYESRFGNFYSDYKGPDTDGSGIGDNPYGSDSSPLISRLAAYSRGFEVGNVVPARGSVSIDGDTLEFGIRSTRNCTFSWLLNGVLLQTNESASSAILSIGTEELAGRITESKTSTPIPAKYTLTVIAANGSSTLQHSWNLNPYPVEEETDTPEDINEDNNVSMGGSPGGGNVKISEDSGSKGSGGSGTGGSPEPASNVESKELAQSFVTSGRHILFGFTRNATPVTAVEFDARKNAGKVTVTVEMLKNQSVLVSGLPEGEVYRHFNIWAGNSGFASPENIQGPKISFRVEKDWLSENRIDPVSVSLYRYSTSNWTELSSGITGEDETFFYFESETPGFESFAVAGQQSESLQSSSNTAMQNNSPETGPDGAPEIRITRENPHNSTEEDSEDNRDMPAPDFVICIALLLAGTLWIKRK; encoded by the coding sequence ATGAGCAAAGTATTGTTGCGTTTATTTGTTAGTGCCTTTCTGGTCTCTGTTTTTCTGTCAGGGGCTCTGATATTCTGCTTTTCAGACATGCAGAGAACTTCGGCAGTTGAATTCATCCAGGCTGAAAATGACAGTGTAAACAGCAGTATTTCCACAGATGCAGGATGGCAGGATAGTTCATCCGGAGAGACCTTAAGCCCTGCACAGAAGAAGCTCTCAAGCGACCTGCTGCAGCTGAGTGACGAGCGCTATCTTTCCGGGAAAGAGTCGGCTGAAACTCTGCGAGCCCGTATGGTTAAGCTGGGACAGTTGAGCCAGGCAGAGCCTGTTTCGAGAAGGGCGGTTCCTTCAGGAGAAAACCCGGAAATTGCTGCGGGTTCAGGGGAAAATGCCAGCAAAGCTTCTTCTTATCCGGATGAAAAAGTTTACGTGTACGTTTATCTTGAGCCTTTTGCAAATAGCAGCATACTTGCCGGATACTGTGAGGTTGAAGACAGGGACAAAGAAAATCATATTGTAGTAGCGTGGGTTCCGCTCGAATCCCTTGAGACACTGGCTGCCCTTTCTGAGGTAAAGAATATTCAAACTGTCCTGCCTCCTTTTGTCAGGCAGGGAAATACGGTTTCGAAAGGGGATTCGATTCTTAACGCTTCCAGCCTCAGGGGACTTTACGGAATAAACGGGACAGGAATAAAAATTGGAATCATATCTGACGGCGTGGACAGCCTTAAGGACGCACAGGCTACGGGCGATATTTCTTCGGATGTGCATGTCCTGAGCAATAAGGTCGGGGGAAATGAAGGCACGAATATGCTTGAAATCATCCATGATATTGCTCCCGGGGCAGAACTATATTTCCACGACTGCGGAAACAACAGGCTCGAATTCAACGGGGCTGTCGATGCCCTTGTTAACGAAGGGTGTACTGTTATCTGTGACGATATAGGTTGGCTTGCTGAACCTTTCTTTGAAGACGGGATAGTGGCAGACCATGTAAAAGAGGTTGTAAAAGAGCACGACATCCTTTACGTAAGCTCTGCTGGAAATTCCGGAAACAGCCATTACCAGGGGGTTTTCTATGACAAAGGGAGTGGATGGCATGATTTCAGCAGTGGAAAAGGAGACGTAGAGAACCTGCAGTTTGAGATCCAGCCCTCAGGAGAGGTATGGGTTTTTCTCCAGTGGGACGACATGTGGGAACATTCGGGAAATAACTATGACCTTTACCTTAAAGACAGAAATACTTTAGAGACCCTTGCGTCCAGTAAAGTTTATCAGGATGGGGACAATCTGCCCCTTGAATATATAATGTATACAAATAGTGGAAAAAACGCCCTTAGCGCTTCTATCGAGGTCCGAAAAACCTCCGGGGAATCCAGGGAACTCGAGCTCTACATTTATTGCCGAAAAGGGACAAAACTCAAGGCTGCAAATATCGTTTCCAAAGACTCTATTTTCGGGCACCCTGCCCTGTCTGAAGTGATTACAGTGGGAGCAGTTGGGACAGAGGAATCCGGAGATTATTATATAGAGTACTTCTCTTCCATTGGACCGGTTACGCTCCACTATCCTTCGCAGGAAATTCGTCCTAAGACAGATATCTCAGGGATTGACGGTGTAAATGTCACAGGTACAGGTGGGGTTTCAGAAAAGTTTTACGGTACAAGCGCCTCTGCTCCTCATGTTGCAGCCATTGCAGCGCTGGTCTGGAGTGCGTCCCCGGAAAAGTCGGCTATGGACATAAGAAGGCTGCTTTACACTTCATCAACCGACCTCGGAGAACCCGGATATGATACTGTTTTTGGATACGGGCTTGTAAACGCCCTCAAAATGCATGAACAGGCATCAGCAAATCCTTCCACATTTACTGTGAAAACAGACGGAAGCGGGGATTTTGCCTCAATTTCGGATGCCATAAACAACAGCAGACCTGGAGATTCCATTCTTGTATATCCGGGAACGTACAGGGAAAACGTGGATGTACCCTGGGATCTGAATATAAGCTCTGCTTCCGGAAAGCCCGAGGACACTGTTCTCGAAGCTGAAAATCCCGAGGAACCTGTTTTTCATGTAACTGCAAATGCTGCAAAGATAAGCGGGTTTGGCATAAGCGGCTCTGGAGGAACTGGCGTATATCTTGAAAGTGCAGCTGCATGCATGCTTACGAACAATAAGGTATCAAACTGTAGTCCGGGAGTCCTGCTCGAAGAGTCATCTAACAATACCTTTACAAGAAACAACATCTCGAATAATGCAGAGGGATTCAGGTTAACAGACTCTTTCCAGAACAGGATCCTTGAAAACGAGTTTGAGAACAGTATTAATATCAATGAAAGATCTTCAGGAGAAACAGGACTTTCAAACACCTGGAACACGGCTGCAGAGGTACGCTACCTGTATAATGGCGGGGTTTACGAGAGCCGATTTGGAAACTTTTACTCTGATTATAAGGGCCCGGACACAGACGGCAGTGGGATAGGAGACAATCCTTATGGCAGTGACTCCTCGCCCCTTATTTCCAGATTGGCAGCATATTCCAGGGGTTTTGAGGTAGGGAATGTAGTTCCTGCCCGGGGTTCAGTTTCAATTGACGGGGATACCCTGGAATTTGGGATTCGATCTACAAGAAACTGCACCTTCAGCTGGTTGCTAAACGGAGTCCTGTTGCAGACAAACGAATCTGCTTCTTCTGCGATTCTTTCAATTGGGACTGAAGAACTTGCAGGCAGGATAACAGAGAGCAAAACTTCCACTCCTATCCCGGCCAAATATACCCTGACAGTTATTGCCGCAAACGGTTCTTCAACCCTGCAGCACAGCTGGAACCTGAACCCCTATCCTGTAGAAGAAGAGACTGACACGCCTGAGGACATAAATGAAGATAATAATGTAAGCATGGGCGGCAGTCCGGGGGGAGGGAACGTAAAGATTTCAGAAGACAGTGGAAGTAAAGGAAGTGGAGGAAGCGGTACTGGCGGTTCCCCTGAACCTGCAAGTAATGTTGAAAGCAAGGAACTGGCGCAGAGTTTTGTTACCAGTGGAAGGCATATTCTGTTTGGTTTTACCAGAAACGCAACCCCTGTAACAGCTGTGGAATTTGATGCCAGGAAAAACGCCGGAAAAGTTACAGTCACCGTAGAAATGCTAAAAAACCAATCAGTTCTGGTTTCAGGCCTGCCGGAAGGAGAGGTTTACAGACACTTCAATATCTGGGCTGGCAACAGTGGGTTTGCATCCCCGGAAAACATTCAGGGCCCTAAAATCAGTTTCAGGGTAGAAAAAGACTGGCTTTCCGAAAATAGAATTGATCCGGTTTCAGTTTCTCTCTACAGGTACTCTACCTCAAACTGGACAGAACTTTCTTCCGGGATTACAGGAGAAGATGAGACATTCTTCTATTTTGAATCCGAAACTCCGGGGTTTGAATCTTTTGCAGTTGCCGGCCAGCAGAGTGAATCTTTACAGTCTTCTTCCAATACAGCCATGCAGAATAACTCCCCTGAAACAGGCCCGGACGGAGCTCCGGAAATCCGGATCACGCGCGAAAATCCTCACAACTCCACAGAAGAAGACAGCGAAGATAACAGGGATATGCCAGCCCCCGATTTTGTGATATGTATCGCCCTTTTGCTCGCAGGCACACTGTGGATTAAAAGGAAGTGA
- a CDS encoding APC family permease yields the protein MTELKKTVTLGRGVVLGILMVIGSGLLGLPGLVADVGTVQEVVFGWLLIILAAIPLIQICARLGKKFPCSGGLFHYSREAVGEWGGYAVTALVCGSFILGEPAVALIGGEYLQHLFDLPDFGVHLLAIFIITTMTLITVAGVRLVSFFNYAAVAVLLILIVALTFYNFNFFSSGLVFSIQALGSGVSAILGMDFEAFDPYSIWKISALLFWAFLGWENMSFGLGELQNPEKNVRRVFWLSFGLVIFIYLMLAITSIGADAAGVPLSGASGLVELVKFTPPGNLLIWLMAVVIVANVTCWNFASSRLVYSSGKEKVLPAYLGKLSKKGQPIASILSIYTVFVLVLLGTYVFKVPVSSLLMLVNQNFLFLYGFILLSYWKTETGWRRWVYSGLSLLSLSFLVSGFTWKILYSIALMGLGYYGFVRKTRKNKKEGKAASLTHSEL from the coding sequence ATGACCGAACTTAAAAAAACAGTTACTCTGGGGCGTGGCGTTGTTCTGGGCATCCTCATGGTTATAGGTTCTGGGCTTCTCGGCCTTCCCGGGTTGGTAGCGGATGTAGGGACAGTGCAGGAAGTGGTTTTCGGCTGGCTTCTGATCATTCTGGCAGCAATTCCTCTTATTCAGATTTGCGCAAGGCTCGGAAAGAAATTCCCCTGTTCAGGAGGTCTTTTCCATTATTCCCGCGAGGCTGTGGGAGAGTGGGGAGGGTACGCAGTAACCGCCCTTGTCTGCGGGTCCTTTATTCTGGGGGAACCTGCGGTTGCCCTCATTGGTGGCGAATATTTGCAGCATCTCTTTGATCTGCCTGATTTTGGGGTTCATTTGCTGGCTATCTTTATCATCACAACCATGACCCTTATAACGGTTGCCGGGGTCAGGCTGGTCTCCTTTTTCAACTACGCAGCCGTGGCTGTATTGCTGATCCTGATTGTAGCTCTTACCTTTTATAACTTCAATTTCTTTTCTTCAGGGCTTGTGTTTTCAATACAGGCTCTTGGGAGCGGTGTATCCGCTATTCTGGGGATGGATTTTGAAGCTTTTGACCCTTATAGTATCTGGAAAATTTCTGCTCTTCTTTTCTGGGCTTTCCTGGGCTGGGAAAATATGTCCTTTGGTCTTGGAGAACTCCAGAATCCGGAAAAAAATGTCAGGAGGGTTTTCTGGCTCAGTTTCGGCCTGGTAATCTTCATTTACCTGATGCTGGCAATCACAAGTATAGGGGCCGATGCAGCTGGAGTTCCTCTCTCCGGGGCGTCCGGTCTTGTGGAACTCGTTAAGTTTACCCCTCCGGGAAATCTGCTCATCTGGCTGATGGCAGTGGTTATTGTGGCTAATGTAACCTGCTGGAACTTTGCTTCAAGCCGCCTTGTCTACTCATCCGGAAAAGAAAAAGTGCTCCCGGCTTACCTGGGGAAACTTTCAAAAAAAGGACAGCCCATTGCAAGCATCCTGAGTATATATACGGTTTTCGTACTGGTGCTCCTGGGGACTTATGTGTTTAAGGTCCCGGTTTCTTCCCTGCTCATGCTCGTAAACCAGAACTTTCTCTTCCTTTACGGTTTTATCCTGCTCTCCTACTGGAAGACCGAAACCGGCTGGAGGCGCTGGGTTTACTCAGGGCTTTCCCTCCTCTCACTCTCCTTTCTGGTTTCAGGGTTCACCTGGAAAATTCTCTATTCCATTGCCCTTATGGGGCTTGGGTATTACGGGTTTGTGAGAAAAACAAGAAAGAACAAGAAAGAGGGAAAAGCAGCTTCTTTGACTCATTCGGAGCTGTAA
- a CDS encoding SET domain-containing protein → MSLVSVKDAPGKGRGVFAQRNFKKDEVIETCPVIVLPSEEVTTLELTQLYNYYFAWGTDSRAAAIALGYGSLYNHSYTPNAKYQKDFDNGLLKYVCIKEIRKNEEITINYNCDPEDKTPVWFDVSSRS, encoded by the coding sequence ATGTCATTGGTAAGTGTTAAAGACGCACCTGGAAAAGGTAGAGGCGTATTTGCACAGAGAAATTTCAAAAAAGATGAAGTAATAGAAACCTGCCCAGTTATCGTTCTTCCTTCGGAAGAAGTAACTACTCTTGAGCTTACCCAGCTTTATAACTACTACTTCGCATGGGGAACTGATTCAAGAGCAGCAGCGATTGCTCTGGGCTACGGGTCTCTTTACAACCACTCTTATACCCCAAATGCAAAGTACCAGAAAGACTTCGACAACGGTCTTTTAAAATACGTCTGTATAAAAGAGATCCGGAAAAATGAGGAAATCACCATAAACTATAACTGTGACCCTGAAGACAAAACCCCTGTCTGGTTTGATGTTTCGAGCCGGAGCTGA
- a CDS encoding calcium/sodium antiporter, which yields MITVNFFVLLLGLVFLVKGSDYFVKAASTIAKKLGVSEFVIGLTLVAVGTSIPELASSIAASIQQASGIVIGNIVGSNIVNIGLIVGVAAFLSPMKTEVEMLKRDGYIMLFSAVLFFVFALNRELSMIESGFFVLLYIAYVFFLFEEAEKYEGKLHFKEFITYFFKFKYINSARQKLNGANRNRNSESGNGNGRLDGGFAKDILTLVLSCTAIVIGANYFVEESIFFAELFGVPDTIIGTTLVAVGTSLPELVVTVSAARKGYGSIALGNVIGSNITNIFLILGLSGLLYPISVAEISLFFTTPVMIVISLILLIFISTGWEIKRWEGVALMVFYAAFLILLFWMNR from the coding sequence ATGATCACAGTAAATTTTTTTGTTCTTTTACTTGGCCTGGTCTTTCTGGTCAAGGGTTCAGATTACTTCGTAAAGGCTGCCTCAACGATTGCAAAAAAGCTTGGCGTTTCGGAATTTGTTATAGGGCTGACCCTTGTGGCAGTAGGGACATCAATCCCGGAACTTGCTTCTTCTATCGCCGCTTCTATCCAGCAGGCAAGTGGTATAGTTATAGGAAACATTGTAGGCTCAAACATTGTTAACATAGGCCTGATTGTCGGGGTTGCTGCATTTCTTTCCCCTATGAAAACCGAAGTTGAGATGCTTAAAAGAGATGGCTATATCATGCTCTTTTCAGCTGTGCTTTTCTTTGTTTTTGCACTCAACAGGGAACTGTCAATGATTGAGTCAGGTTTTTTTGTATTGCTGTATATCGCTTATGTATTTTTCCTGTTTGAAGAAGCGGAAAAATATGAAGGAAAACTCCATTTCAAAGAGTTTATAACATATTTTTTCAAATTTAAGTATATAAATAGTGCAAGGCAAAAACTCAATGGTGCAAACCGCAACAGAAACTCCGAATCAGGAAATGGAAATGGACGGCTGGATGGAGGCTTTGCAAAAGATATCCTTACCCTCGTGTTAAGCTGTACAGCAATTGTAATAGGGGCAAATTATTTTGTGGAAGAGTCAATCTTCTTTGCAGAACTCTTCGGGGTTCCGGATACCATTATAGGTACGACTCTGGTTGCAGTCGGGACTTCCCTCCCGGAACTTGTGGTAACGGTATCTGCAGCAAGGAAGGGTTATGGAAGTATAGCCCTTGGGAACGTGATAGGTTCGAACATCACAAACATATTTTTGATCCTTGGACTTTCCGGACTTCTCTATCCCATATCCGTTGCAGAAATAAGTCTCTTTTTCACGACCCCTGTCATGATAGTCATAAGCCTGATCCTTTTGATCTTTATCAGCACAGGCTGGGAAATCAAAAGATGGGAAGGAGTAGCGTTGATGGTATTTTATGCAGCTTTTCTTATCCTGCTCTTCTGGATGAATCGATAG
- a CDS encoding PleD family two-component system response regulator, with translation MKVLIAEDEPISNLWLKNTLTRWGYKIISTRNGCEAWEVLKGSDPPEVVILDWEMPKMKGIEVCEKVRKDPRISHTYIILITGRDLNEDIETGFKAGADDYLKKPFDNQKLKTKLEIARKTLGL, from the coding sequence GTGAAAGTTCTGATTGCCGAAGATGAACCGATTTCCAATTTGTGGCTTAAAAATACGTTAACCAGATGGGGTTACAAAATCATTTCCACACGCAATGGATGCGAAGCCTGGGAGGTTTTGAAAGGAAGTGATCCTCCAGAAGTTGTAATTCTTGACTGGGAGATGCCAAAAATGAAAGGCATAGAGGTCTGTGAAAAAGTAAGGAAAGACCCCCGGATAAGTCATACTTATATAATTTTGATAACCGGTAGAGACCTGAATGAGGACATTGAGACAGGCTTTAAGGCAGGTGCGGATGATTACCTCAAGAAACCTTTTGATAACCAGAAATTGAAAACAAAACTGGAAATTGCCAGGAAAACGCTGGGGCTTTAA